TTAAAAAAGAGTTTACCAATTCTAGAATGTTTTTAGCAAAAGCTGGCCCAACTACAAGGCACTTCACAGGTGTTCGCTCTAAACTAGATTAATTGAATCGCTCTAAACATAAGCTATATGAAAGCCGTTTGTCTTTTTTCACCATGAAAATAAGCCTAGCGTGATGTTGTTTTTAAGTACTCCGTGGAATTTAATATGTGGGTCTGAAGCCGTTGCGTTGCGAAAGAACCGAGTCGGGACTCTTCAGCTCCATGGCCAGTTTGTAGCCCAACTCGGGACGGCGATCTCGACCTTCGGCCATGGCCTTGACCTGAAAAGATTGATTATAGCCTGGCTCAAAATCAGTTCTGATAAAAGCTATATAGTACTTACATCTGCGGTATGAACTATGACTCCGTCACTGGTAACTACCTTCTCCTTTGTGTGCTCAATGTCATGGAAATCCGTACCTCGGCAGCAGTCGTCAATGAGTATGGTCCGATATCCGGCGGACAGCGCATCCACAGCCGTggcacccacacacacatcatAGGCCAGACCGCACACGTAAATGTCCGTGGCGCCCTTCATCTTCAGCTGAGCATTCAGTGTGGTATCCGACAACTTCTTGTTGTCCCAAAACACCGAATACGAGTCTACCTCCGGATTGGTTCCCTTGTACACCTTGATGCCGTGATCCACCACCTTGAGGTCCTTGTGCAGCTCAGCACCCCAGGAATCCTGGACGCAATGGCGGGGCCATAGACGCTGCTTCATCGGCGGCGGACCGGCAAAGATAACCGTGTCGAAGACTTGGGCGGAATCCGAATCCAACTGAGGAAAAGCGGAAGCTCGTTAAGTGCCCGACACTTCCGTTCAATTACAATCGATGTCTTACCGCCGAGGACTCGTCCATGGGACGCATTTTGACATTATCA
The Drosophila bipectinata strain 14024-0381.07 chromosome 3R, DbipHiC1v2, whole genome shotgun sequence DNA segment above includes these coding regions:
- the Naam gene encoding nicotinamidase, yielding MDSPTPPIVIEDSNGSAMDACFTAFDKDGDDRLNLSEFSIICRALFRNDKGHIYDVPPERLEQIFAVFDTNGDGFIDREEFKFCWNQWIKTIVRPVNAFLIVDVQNDFISGSLDISNCSAQQQGHEILEPINKLLDTVDFDAVFYSLDWHPSDHVSFIDNVKMRPMDESSALDSDSAQVFDTVIFAGPPPMKQRLWPRHCVQDSWGAELHKDLKVVDHGIKVYKGTNPEVDSYSVFWDNKKLSDTTLNAQLKMKGATDIYVCGLAYDVCVGATAVDALSAGYRTILIDDCCRGTDFHDIEHTKEKVVTSDGVIVHTADVKAMAEGRDRRPELGYKLAMELKSPDSVLSQRNGFRPTY